DNA from Brassica napus cultivar Da-Ae chromosome C4, Da-Ae, whole genome shotgun sequence:
cctaaaaaataaaattaaagagttataaaatacataacactaagatataaattgtatatttaaatttatataataatatcaaaattaaatatttattaaatgaaaatatatccGCACAATGTGCGGATTAAACTCTAGTTTAATTTATAAGACTTTTTATATCGCAACTTTGCGAGTCTTTAATTGTTGCACTAGAGATCCATTGTAATCATTGTGGTTAATTTGACTCCTTGAGTTTCTTAGTGTACATGTGATATGATTTCTTTAGATTTggttttaatatacattttgtGATAAAAGGGTCAAGATCTATAGCTTAATACTATAATTAATGTTAATTAGTACATTTGACATTTTCTTATAGAAATGATTAAATAGGTCTATTGATTAGACGCCAAACAAGACTGGCCAAATTAATCGCTGATAATTCAAAAGAAACCAGACGAATTATCAAAAGATCTTCTAATAATGAAAGGATTTGTACAAAGAGTCAAAAGGAGACACATGGATAAGTGCCCAACTCGTCTGGCATGGCACCTCACTACTAAGCAATCACGATTCGGCTTGTGGAGTCAACGAGCTTATGACATTAGCTAGTTAATTTCCCCCAAGTTGACATCTACTTATTAAACACAATTTATTTATGTCTTTTTATACAATTCTAGATCTcatcatatatttttgatatgcGATTTCTAGTTGTTTATTGTAGACGACTGATCTTTGTTTTCTCTTACTCTCTAATCTGAATCTCATTGCATGGTCGGCAACATTTTTTACTTGGATCATTTTACCATCAATAATCGAATTATGATATCATGttaataagttttaaaaaatttaatgtataattTAACTTATGTCCCTTATACACTACCTGTTATTCCATCacatttttgattttgaatttgtAAGAAGTTTATATTTGTGTATCATATATAAGTTTATGGTCTTGAATCTAATAGTTTTTGGTACTGTTAGTACTAAAATCATTGACGAATGTACCAAAAAATGTGACAAGATATATAAAAGTCCCATCAAATAAATTTGGATTGGTAGTTGTTTCGAAGTCACTCCCTAATGTACCAAGAACATATCTTAATCCATCCCAGTTTTTGTATCTCTTCTTATTGACTCCAAACCATTAACACACACACGCACATACATACAtatgatatatgatatatatggtTATTATCTTTCATAGCAAACATAATCAGTTAGTTCACATAACGACAATCCTTCCTAATCTCTCCTTGGTCACCGGTGAGAGGATTGGTCTCGGACAAGAGCCTGATAGCGCGTGAAAATTGCTCATGGAAGTAACCATTGTCCGCAGCCATCTTCGCCACAAAGGGTGCGGTCCTCGGATCCGTGGCTATCTCATCATCGATGACAAGGAGTCCTTTATGAGCCATGATGTTTTTGTAATACATATTGTCCACAACCATCGGTGTCTCAGGGTCGTTGCGGGAGTATAAGACCTCTTTTGGGTTCGGATTTGGAGTAGGGCAACGTTTTTTCAAGTAAAGGGCGTACGTAGGGTCGAGAGTCGGGTCAATCGTTGGGTATAGCCGGTGCACTAGGTTAACGCAGTGGACTCTACCCACTGAGTGTGCACCTACGGTAATAAAAATTGACCGATCAATAACAATGACAGTTATATATCTTTATTATCTTAACTAGTAAAtaaactttccaaaaaaaaaatattatatgtattatttaagtatatggttgataaaactattttattttgattttatcagAAAATGAACCAAAAATACCCAAATTATCTTCTATTGAACCACCGGACCGTATAAAATTTGGTTTAATTAACGGTGTAAAACGCACATCTATCCTAAAATCTTGAACAAATTCAAAAACCAAAATGTCCATCCTGGTTAGTGTTACCGTGCTGGCTCAAATCTATTGACCTATGCATTTAAAAGATAGTTTCTACTCAGATTTATAACTCAGGTACCTAAGAGAGCAACGGTGGCTTCAACATCGATGCGGATGGAGTTAAAGTTTGAGAGAACAGACGAGAGAGAGTCATTGTGGTTAGGAACTAGAGCCTCAACATCTCTCAAGTAGCTCCCTCTACTGTCTCTCCTTCCTGTCTTTATCATATCTATCTTTGGCCCTTTCAACTATTCATTTcaccaaccaaaaaaaaaacatcttaataaaaatataattccaAACTAATTAAATTAACCTTACAATGCATATACTTACCATGACAATACCATCTCTAGCAGAGAGAGCAACAATATCAGCGCAAGAGACTGTTCCAGGACATTCTTTCTCGAGTGCATCTTTGATAGTCTTGATATACTTAAAGTTTCTCATACCAAAACTCCTTGTTGACTTTTGCTCTGATTCCACACCTCTTGCTGTCTCTAGTAGCAGTGACGCATCACACgactacaaaaaaaataccCATGAACATAAATATTCACGATGACTTTTTGGTAatcatgtttttaaaaaatattcacgatgatgatgatgccatGTGATTATAGAGTAAATGTAATTACCTTGACGACGCAGTCATGGAAGAGATTACGGAGCCAAGATACGGCTGTGTTGCCGTGTTTGTAGTACAGCGTCTCCACTTGTTGTCTGATTATCTCTTCCGCTCTCGGACAACTCTCTCTGTAATAATTCATCTTCAGTTCCGCATTTCCTACAGTTTAGTTAATCTTTAGattcgatttaaaaaaaagttaatctTTAGATTATTCGCTTTATTTACGTATGAGTGATTACTAgccattttataatataatatttgttgAATTTTTACGGTGGAAATTAGTTTACTAAAAAAAACCGTAGTTATTTTGGTTTCAGCTAgcaaaaattagaaatatattctCGAGACATGGATACACGTGGCATAATGTGATAAGAGAAAAGGGAATATAAATTACCgatatgaaagatggaaaatAACTGTAATAACAGGCAAAAGAAAGCCAAAAAGCAGAAGGGCATCTTCACAATGGCCATCTTTTTCTCTCCTATCTTTTTGTACTTTGTTGATTGGTGTGTCTCTTTATGTGTCCAATGTAGGGTTATATAGAGATTCAAGAGACTTGAGAAACTCTCTTTAATCGTGTAAt
Protein-coding regions in this window:
- the LOC106391502 gene encoding peroxidase 21, which produces MAIVKMPFCFLAFFCLLLQLFSIFHIGNAELKMNYYRESCPRAEEIIRQQVETLYYKHGNTAVSWLRNLFHDCVVKSCDASLLLETARGVESEQKSTRSFGMRNFKYIKTIKDALEKECPGTVSCADIVALSARDGIVMLKGPKIDMIKTGRRDSRGSYLRDVEALVPNHNDSLSSVLSNFNSIRIDVEATVALLGAHSVGRVHCVNLVHRLYPTIDPTLDPTYALYLKKRCPTPNPNPKEVLYSRNDPETPMVVDNMYYKNIMAHKGLLVIDDEIATDPRTAPFVAKMAADNGYFHEQFSRAIRLLSETNPLTGDQGEIRKDCRYVN